A window of Mucilaginibacter paludis DSM 18603 contains these coding sequences:
- the panD gene encoding aspartate 1-decarboxylase gives MIIEVLKSKIHRVKITQAELNYVGSITIDEDLIEAANIIPNEKVQIVNNNNGARFETYVIKGERGTGTICLNGATARLAQVGDIVIIMSYAYMEMDEARQYQPILVFPDGDNRLIK, from the coding sequence ATGATAATTGAAGTTTTAAAATCGAAGATCCATCGGGTTAAAATAACACAGGCGGAGTTGAATTATGTGGGGAGTATTACGATTGATGAGGATCTGATAGAAGCAGCCAATATTATCCCGAATGAAAAGGTGCAGATTGTAAATAATAATAATGGGGCCCGTTTTGAAACCTACGTGATTAAAGGCGAACGTGGCACGGGTACCATCTGCCTTAACGGGGCTACGGCCAGGCTGGCACAGGTTGGCGATATTGTGATCATCATGTCGTACGCATACATGGAAATGGATGAGGCACGTCAATACCAACCGATATTAGTTTTCCCGGACGGGGATAATAGATTGATTAAATAA
- the panC gene encoding pantoate--beta-alanine ligase, with translation MKIFTTRISLQDYLSQRHSAGKTFGLVPTMGALHNGHVSLLATAKTYTDEVICSIFVNPTQFNDPKDLEKYPRPIESDIKKLNEAGCDVLFNPTVDEMYGPDEHWHLDIGPLENILEGKYRPGHYQGVTQVVYKFFDIIKPDFAFFGQKDYQQVMVISRMVALLNLPVKMVMCPIIREPGGLAMSSRNVHLSAQDHENAQDLSEILTLVKQQFSQHSTGELKQIAIDALKANPSIQLDYFEIVDADTLFEPNPDTQKLVALVAAKVGSTRLIDNIILD, from the coding sequence GTGAAAATCTTTACTACCAGGATCAGCCTTCAGGATTATTTGTCACAAAGGCATTCCGCCGGGAAAACATTTGGCCTTGTACCCACCATGGGAGCATTGCATAATGGGCATGTTTCGTTATTAGCCACTGCAAAAACTTATACCGATGAAGTGATTTGCAGCATCTTTGTTAACCCCACGCAGTTTAACGATCCGAAGGATCTGGAGAAGTACCCACGCCCAATTGAGAGTGATATTAAAAAGCTCAACGAGGCTGGTTGTGATGTGTTGTTTAACCCCACGGTTGACGAGATGTACGGCCCCGACGAGCACTGGCACCTGGATATAGGCCCACTTGAAAATATACTTGAAGGTAAATACCGCCCCGGGCATTACCAGGGTGTAACGCAGGTAGTTTACAAATTTTTCGATATCATCAAACCCGACTTTGCATTTTTTGGACAAAAAGATTATCAGCAAGTGATGGTGATCAGCCGGATGGTTGCACTGTTAAACCTGCCGGTTAAAATGGTGATGTGCCCCATCATTCGCGAGCCTGGCGGTTTGGCCATGAGTTCAAGAAACGTGCACCTGAGCGCGCAAGACCATGAGAACGCACAGGACTTGTCGGAAATTTTAACTCTTGTAAAGCAACAGTTTAGCCAGCACTCAACTGGCGAATTAAAGCAGATAGCTATTGATGCTTTAAAAGCCAACCCCAGCATACAGCTTGATTATTTTGAAATTGTTGACGCCGATACCTTGTTTGAGCCAAACCCTGATACCCAAAAATTGGTAGCCCTGGTAGCTGCAAAAGTAGGGAGCACCCGCCTGATAGATAACATTATTTTAGACTGA
- a CDS encoding DUF4270 family protein yields MKFFRIDLLTLLISLFILGSCKNPDSIGLPIDSSKALETTLIDTSTIITTTVPDDSVMTTNIAKVPLAYFVDPILGTTETNIAAALNLPSTSAYTLPTGTITIDSAMIVMKYADGFYGDSLNTNYKVNVYQLAEPVFSKSYYNRKVWSYNSTLLGTLSFYPRPKTAITINEIVSGAADTAKRVKPQIRIPFDKSFVTNKFFNATSNQLNTNSVFQNYIKGLYITLDKAHQSNNVGGIMFFQMAGDSTSLDVYYHVVNGSTIDTAHIVLPLGTPHAVQIKHTYPTALQAQLDNPKPSDGTLYLQGLSGLRAKISFPYLKNILKAQTTATTDIVLNRAELVVTPVTGTYVPFQPTPRLTMYRYDIALQRQLIPDAYSGDLHYIAVGSFGGFYDNYHKSYHYVITGYIEDLMRSKLVDYGTFIAPTDTVGSSSGSATISVSNAADVGARVVVGGDKTSAYKMKLNIIYNKVSK; encoded by the coding sequence ATGAAATTTTTCAGAATAGACTTATTGACACTGTTAATAAGTCTTTTTATTTTAGGCAGTTGTAAAAATCCTGATAGTATAGGCTTGCCTATCGACTCGAGCAAAGCGTTGGAAACCACGCTGATCGATACATCTACAATTATTACAACCACAGTGCCGGATGATAGTGTAATGACTACCAATATAGCCAAGGTACCGTTAGCGTATTTTGTGGATCCTATTTTGGGTACAACCGAAACCAACATCGCGGCAGCCTTAAATTTGCCAAGCACATCTGCTTACACCTTGCCTACAGGAACAATCACTATTGATTCGGCCATGATCGTTATGAAGTATGCCGACGGATTTTACGGCGATTCGTTAAACACCAATTATAAAGTGAATGTATATCAGTTAGCAGAGCCCGTTTTTAGTAAATCGTATTACAACAGAAAGGTGTGGTCTTATAATTCAACATTATTAGGGACATTATCATTCTATCCAAGGCCAAAAACAGCTATTACGATAAATGAGATTGTTAGCGGAGCCGCAGATACAGCTAAGAGGGTGAAGCCTCAAATACGTATCCCGTTTGATAAATCGTTTGTTACCAATAAGTTTTTTAATGCCACCAGCAACCAGTTAAATACAAACTCGGTATTTCAAAACTACATCAAAGGGCTGTATATAACTTTGGATAAGGCGCATCAATCCAATAATGTTGGCGGAATTATGTTTTTCCAAATGGCGGGCGATTCTACCAGCCTTGATGTTTACTACCATGTAGTTAATGGCAGTACTATTGATACTGCCCATATAGTGCTGCCTTTGGGTACACCGCATGCGGTACAAATCAAGCATACTTATCCTACAGCTTTACAGGCTCAATTGGATAATCCCAAACCATCTGATGGTACGCTTTATTTACAAGGATTATCGGGTTTAAGGGCGAAGATCAGTTTCCCGTATTTAAAAAATATTTTAAAGGCGCAAACCACCGCAACCACCGATATTGTGTTAAACCGCGCGGAATTGGTTGTTACCCCGGTTACGGGTACTTATGTGCCTTTTCAGCCTACGCCACGTTTAACCATGTACAGGTATGATATTGCCCTGCAGCGCCAGTTAATACCTGATGCTTATTCAGGTGATTTGCATTATATTGCTGTTGGCTCTTTCGGTGGGTTTTATGATAACTACCACAAATCATATCATTATGTAATTACAGGTTATATTGAAGACCTGATGCGCAGTAAATTGGTTGACTATGGTACTTTTATAGCACCAACAGATACCGTTGGATCATCATCGGGCTCCGCTACAATCAGTGTGTCTAATGCTGCCGACGTTGGCGCCCGGGTAGTTGTAGGCGGTGATAAAACATCCGCTTATAAAATGAAGCTAAACATCATCTATAACAAAGTATCAAAATAA
- the glmS gene encoding glutamine--fructose-6-phosphate transaminase (isomerizing): MCGIVGYIGYRDAYPIVIKGLHRLEYRGYDSAGVALFDTDLKVYKKAGKVSDLENFVKDIDLKGRIGMGHTRWATHGAPSDRNSHPHSSGDRKLTIIHNGIIENYAVIKEALIAGGHVFKSDTDTEVLVHLIENIQNETGLDLREAVRVALNKVVGAYAIVIMSSDEPDQLIAARKGSPLVIGVGKGEYFVASDATPIVEYTRNVIYLNDNEIAYIRKDDLLVKNIDNTIQTPYIHELDIKLEMLEKGGYDHFMLKEIYEQPRSIRDCLRGRIYPKTGKVQLGGIKEYTEKLKNIDRIIIVACGTSWHAGLVGEYLIEEYARIPVEVEYASEFRYRNPIITEKDLVIAISQSGETADTMAAIELAKEKGATIFGVCNVVGASIPRASHAGVYTHAGPEIGVASTKAFTAQVTALTLIAFYAAQQRGAITQSKLIEYLTELNEIPELVERALECNEQVKSIAEKFKDSNNCLFLGRGSSFPVALEGALKLKEISYIHAEGYPAAEMKHGPIALIDEEMPVVFIATKNSSYEKVVSNIQEVKARKGKVIAIVSEGDIDVKEMADYVIEIPQTNEAFVPLIATIPLQLLAYHIAVMRNCNVDQPRNLAKSVTVE; this comes from the coding sequence ATGTGCGGAATTGTAGGTTATATAGGTTACAGGGATGCTTATCCTATTGTAATAAAAGGACTTCACAGGTTGGAGTACCGGGGGTACGACAGTGCCGGCGTTGCGCTGTTTGATACCGATTTAAAGGTTTACAAAAAAGCCGGTAAAGTTAGTGATCTTGAAAACTTTGTTAAAGACATTGATTTAAAAGGCAGGATAGGCATGGGCCACACGCGCTGGGCTACACACGGCGCCCCGAGCGACCGTAACTCGCACCCGCATTCATCCGGCGATCGTAAATTGACTATTATACATAATGGCATTATTGAGAACTACGCCGTAATAAAGGAGGCTTTAATAGCCGGCGGCCATGTGTTTAAAAGCGATACCGATACCGAAGTGTTGGTTCACCTGATTGAAAACATCCAAAATGAAACAGGCCTGGACCTGCGCGAAGCTGTACGTGTTGCACTTAACAAAGTTGTTGGTGCTTACGCCATAGTAATTATGAGCAGCGATGAACCAGATCAGCTAATAGCGGCGCGCAAAGGCAGCCCGTTGGTGATTGGGGTTGGTAAAGGCGAATACTTTGTAGCATCGGACGCTACACCGATAGTTGAGTATACCCGGAATGTGATCTATTTAAATGATAACGAAATAGCTTATATCCGCAAAGACGATCTGCTGGTTAAGAATATCGACAATACGATTCAAACGCCGTATATCCATGAGCTTGATATCAAGCTGGAAATGCTGGAGAAAGGCGGTTATGATCATTTTATGCTCAAAGAGATCTATGAGCAACCCCGTTCCATACGCGATTGTTTAAGAGGTAGGATATACCCCAAAACAGGTAAAGTACAGCTTGGCGGTATTAAAGAATATACCGAGAAGTTAAAAAACATTGACCGTATTATCATTGTGGCCTGCGGAACATCATGGCATGCCGGGCTGGTTGGCGAATACCTGATTGAGGAGTATGCACGCATACCTGTTGAAGTAGAATATGCATCCGAATTTAGGTATCGCAACCCCATAATAACCGAAAAAGACCTGGTGATAGCCATATCGCAATCCGGCGAAACCGCGGATACGATGGCCGCTATTGAACTGGCTAAAGAAAAAGGAGCAACCATTTTCGGAGTATGTAATGTGGTAGGTGCCTCTATACCAAGGGCCAGCCACGCGGGTGTTTATACCCATGCGGGCCCCGAAATCGGTGTGGCCTCTACCAAAGCCTTCACTGCCCAAGTTACAGCGCTTACCCTGATTGCATTTTATGCCGCCCAGCAACGCGGTGCAATTACGCAAAGCAAACTGATTGAGTATCTTACTGAACTAAACGAAATACCTGAGCTGGTTGAACGCGCTTTGGAGTGCAATGAGCAAGTTAAAAGCATAGCCGAAAAGTTTAAAGATAGCAACAATTGCTTGTTTTTAGGCCGCGGAAGCTCGTTCCCTGTTGCCTTGGAAGGTGCCCTGAAGCTGAAGGAAATCTCGTATATCCACGCAGAAGGTTACCCGGCTGCCGAGATGAAGCATGGCCCTATCGCCCTGATTGACGAGGAAATGCCGGTTGTGTTTATCGCCACCAAAAATTCCTCATACGAAAAAGTGGTGAGCAACATCCAGGAAGTAAAGGCGCGCAAAGGTAAGGTAATTGCCATTGTATCAGAGGGTGACATAGATGTAAAAGAAATGGCTGATTATGTGATCGAGATTCCACAAACCAATGAAGCCTTTGTTCCATTGATTGCCACTATACCATTACAATTATTGGCCTACCATATTGCAGTTATGCGTAATTGCAATGTAGATCAGCCTCGTAACCTGGCCAAATCGGTTACGGTTGAGTAA
- a CDS encoding catalase, with amino-acid sequence MDDQKKKLTTAAGIPYAENENSMTIGPRGPILLQDFILHEKMAHFNRERIPERVVHAKGSGAYGTFTVTHDITKYTRAKIFNTIGKQTKVFLRFSTVGGEKGSADTERDPRGFAIKFYTEEGNWDLVGNNTPVFFVKDPKKFGDFIHTQKRDPYTNCKSATMMWDFWSLNPESLHQVTILMSDRGTPYGYRHMDGFGSHTFSFINADNERYWVKFHFKTQQGIKNFTDEEAGVMRGKAPDFAQHDLLTSIDNGDFPKWSLKIQIMTEEEARNYKFNPFDLTKVWPHADFPLIDVGVLELNENPDNYFAHVEQAAFAPAHVVDGISYSPDKMLQGRLLSYPDAHRYRLGGNYEQIPVNRCPFMVNNYQRDGQMRIDGNHGSSPNYFPNSFDDIVADPAYKEPAWDLRNQVADWYDRNAEGENDHYTQPGNLYRLMSETAKQDLIKNIVNSMSGIDGPKKEIIVNRQLCHWFRADMNLGMAIAQGLNLNLQETMKHMPVQV; translated from the coding sequence ATGGACGATCAAAAGAAAAAACTGACCACAGCTGCGGGTATCCCTTATGCAGAGAATGAAAATTCAATGACTATTGGTCCGCGCGGCCCCATTTTGCTTCAGGATTTTATCCTGCACGAAAAAATGGCTCATTTTAACCGTGAGCGTATCCCCGAGCGTGTTGTGCACGCCAAGGGATCGGGAGCCTATGGCACCTTCACCGTTACGCATGATATTACTAAGTATACCCGGGCTAAAATATTTAACACCATAGGCAAGCAAACCAAAGTGTTTTTAAGGTTTTCGACCGTTGGTGGCGAAAAGGGTTCGGCCGATACCGAGCGGGATCCACGGGGCTTTGCCATTAAATTTTATACCGAAGAGGGTAATTGGGATCTTGTTGGGAATAACACGCCGGTGTTTTTTGTGAAGGATCCTAAAAAGTTTGGCGATTTTATCCATACCCAAAAACGCGACCCTTATACCAATTGCAAGAGCGCAACCATGATGTGGGACTTCTGGTCGTTAAATCCTGAGAGTTTACACCAGGTTACCATTCTAATGTCCGACAGGGGCACACCCTACGGATACCGCCACATGGATGGCTTCGGCAGCCATACGTTTTCGTTCATCAACGCTGATAATGAGCGCTACTGGGTAAAGTTCCACTTTAAAACCCAACAGGGAATTAAAAACTTTACGGACGAAGAGGCAGGCGTAATGCGTGGTAAAGCACCTGATTTTGCGCAGCACGATCTGTTAACATCCATTGATAATGGCGATTTCCCTAAATGGAGCCTGAAAATTCAGATCATGACCGAGGAAGAAGCCCGCAACTACAAATTCAACCCATTCGATCTTACCAAAGTTTGGCCGCATGCCGATTTTCCGTTAATTGATGTGGGCGTACTGGAACTGAACGAAAATCCGGATAATTATTTTGCGCATGTTGAGCAAGCAGCCTTTGCCCCGGCCCATGTGGTTGATGGCATCAGCTATTCGCCTGATAAGATGTTGCAGGGGCGATTACTGTCATACCCTGATGCGCACCGTTACCGCTTAGGTGGCAACTACGAGCAGATCCCTGTAAATCGTTGCCCTTTTATGGTGAACAATTATCAGCGCGACGGGCAAATGCGGATAGATGGCAACCATGGCTCCAGCCCAAATTACTTCCCTAATAGTTTCGATGACATTGTTGCCGACCCAGCATATAAAGAACCCGCCTGGGACCTGCGCAACCAGGTGGCCGACTGGTACGACCGCAATGCCGAAGGAGAAAACGACCATTATACTCAACCCGGAAACCTGTACAGGTTAATGAGCGAAACAGCCAAACAGGATCTGATTAAAAACATTGTTAACTCAATGAGCGGTATTGATGGCCCTAAGAAGGAAATTATTGTAAACCGCCAGCTTTGCCACTGGTTTAGGGCCGATATGAATTTAGGAATGGCTATAGCGCAGGGGCTAAATTTAAACCTGCAGGAAACAATGAAGCATATGCCGGTGCAAGTTTAA
- a CDS encoding glycogen/starch synthase: MGKSKLLFITHEMSPFLELTKISEITRQLPQAMQDKGFEIRILMPRFGNINERRNRLHEVIRLSGMNIIINDNDNPLIIKVASIPAARMQVYFLDNEEYFQRKQVFGDKDGKFYADNDERMIFFCKGALETVKKLGWAPDIVHCHGWMSALVPAYLKTTYKDDPTFKNSKTVYSIYENDFKETLDSDFARKAVMSDMTETNTEVYKPGTNSSLYAGAIHYSDGIVLGSANIDPEVLNNVKNSNKLTLDYEFTSDFENYYNFYDEITNDELVHVA, from the coding sequence ATGGGTAAATCTAAGCTTTTGTTCATAACTCATGAAATGTCTCCTTTCTTAGAACTCACTAAAATTTCCGAAATTACAAGGCAACTGCCACAAGCTATGCAGGATAAGGGATTTGAGATCCGTATCCTGATGCCTCGTTTCGGTAATATTAATGAACGCAGGAACAGGTTGCACGAGGTGATCCGGTTATCGGGTATGAACATTATAATCAACGATAATGACAATCCTTTGATCATTAAAGTTGCTTCTATACCTGCAGCTCGTATGCAGGTGTACTTTTTAGACAACGAAGAGTATTTCCAACGCAAACAAGTGTTTGGAGATAAGGATGGTAAATTTTATGCCGACAATGATGAGAGAATGATCTTCTTTTGCAAGGGCGCACTGGAAACCGTTAAAAAATTAGGCTGGGCCCCCGATATTGTACATTGCCACGGTTGGATGAGTGCGCTTGTACCCGCCTATTTAAAAACAACTTATAAAGACGATCCAACATTTAAAAACTCAAAAACAGTTTACTCTATTTATGAGAATGATTTTAAAGAAACATTGGATTCTGATTTCGCACGCAAAGCAGTAATGAGCGATATGACCGAGACAAATACCGAAGTGTATAAACCGGGAACAAACTCATCATTATATGCCGGAGCCATCCATTATTCTGACGGGATTGTTTTAGGTAGTGCTAATATCGACCCTGAGGTGTTAAATAATGTTAAAAACAGCAATAAATTGACTTTAGATTACGAATTCACTTCAGATTTCGAAAATTATTACAATTTTTACGACGAAATTACCAACGATGAATTGGTACACGTTGCATAA
- a CDS encoding toxin-antitoxin system YwqK family antitoxin, producing MCLRIYFFLFFFLSVSWAVAQNQSIFFLKNNGVEVKTRDSADFIRIISEPDSGTTLFNIKEYYVNGKIKFIGKATQFDKIVLEGPSVSFYPSGKRSQMGTYYRGNLVGDVYTYYPNGKIYRIINYNYFKARGLLIYNGCQIKTSNDSTGKNLVTEGNGYSITYDDEFKNIFEEGPIKNGVKNGIWKGKTLDSNQISYTESYRDDKLISGKSTDKNGKFYSYNIHYKSATQIHDDGSLFKALNLDSKQPISKNQGEVTFYIDKDGAVLDLKIIGKLDDVSKSDILTAVSRKWSPCLLCGVPIKAFMSFPIKCKEDH from the coding sequence ATGTGTTTACGAATTTATTTTTTTCTCTTTTTTTTTCTATCTGTCTCATGGGCTGTTGCTCAAAATCAAAGTATTTTTTTTCTGAAAAATAATGGAGTCGAGGTTAAAACCCGCGATAGTGCTGATTTTATTAGAATAATAAGTGAGCCTGATTCGGGTACTACATTATTTAATATCAAAGAGTATTATGTCAATGGAAAAATTAAATTCATTGGAAAAGCTACTCAATTTGATAAAATTGTGTTAGAAGGCCCGTCTGTATCCTTTTATCCTTCTGGTAAAAGATCACAAATGGGTACGTATTATAGGGGTAATTTGGTTGGAGATGTTTACACCTATTATCCCAACGGAAAAATTTATAGAATTATTAATTATAACTACTTCAAGGCTCGCGGTCTCTTAATTTACAACGGCTGCCAAATTAAGACATCTAATGATTCTACTGGTAAAAATTTAGTTACTGAAGGTAACGGATATTCGATAACTTATGATGACGAATTCAAAAATATCTTTGAGGAAGGCCCTATCAAAAACGGTGTAAAAAACGGTATATGGAAAGGTAAAACTTTAGACAGTAATCAAATCAGTTATACGGAAAGTTACAGAGATGACAAATTAATCAGTGGCAAATCAACTGATAAAAACGGTAAATTTTATTCCTACAACATTCACTATAAATCAGCTACTCAAATTCATGATGATGGTTCTTTATTTAAAGCCCTTAATTTAGATAGTAAACAACCAATCAGTAAAAACCAAGGTGAAGTAACCTTTTATATAGATAAAGATGGGGCAGTACTTGACTTAAAAATAATCGGAAAATTAGATGATGTATCAAAGTCTGATATATTAACAGCTGTTAGCAGAAAATGGAGCCCTTGTCTATTATGTGGGGTGCCAATAAAAGCATTTATGTCATTTCCGATAAAATGTAAAGAAGATCATTAA
- the carB gene encoding carbamoyl-phosphate synthase large subunit encodes MPKDTSIKSVLIIGSGPIIIGQACEFDYAGSQAALSLKDEGISVSIINSNPATIMTDKVIADHVYLLPLEPESIEKILQEQKIDAVLPTMGGQTALNLCISVAERGIWEKYGVKIIGVDLAAIEKTENREAFRQLMVDIGVGVATSKIANSFLEGKEAAQQIGFPLVIRPSYTLGGKGAGFVHKKEEFDAALSRGLQASPTHEVLVEQAVLGWKEFELELLRDGNDNVIIICSIENFDPMGIHTGDSITVAPAMTLSDRCYQDMRNQAIKMMRAIGNFAGGCNVQFSVNPVNDEIIAIEINPRVSRSSALASKATGYPIAKIAAKLAIGYNLDEIENQITKTTSAYFEPTLDYVIVKIPRWNFDKFKGANRELGLQMKSVGEVMGIGRSFIEALQKACQSLEIGRAGIGADGRQSRNLEEIMHSLEKPSWDRLFHIYDAMSLGVPIESIRKATKIDKWFLIQIQELINIEAELRRYSLSNIPEEFFFTLKQKGFSDIQIAYILGNTSEEDVYQRRKALGINRVYKMVDTCAAEFQAKTPYFYSTYEGENESIVSDKKKIIVLGSGPNRIGQGIEFDYSCVHGLLAAKESGFEAIMINCNPETVSTDFNMADKLYFEPVFWEHVREIIELEKPEGVIVQLGGQTALKMAEKLHEHGIKIIGTSYDNMDIAEDRGRFSDMLKDLDIPYPKYGVAENAEEAIEVAHHVGYPVLVRPSYVLGGQGMSIVINDEDLETAVVNLLKNLPGNRVLIDHFLDRAEEAESDSISDGEDVHIIGMMEHIEPAGIHSGDSNAVLPPFNLSENVTRQMEEHTVKIAKALNVRGLLNIQFAIKNEMVYVIEANPRASRTVPFIAKAYDVPYINIAAKIMLGVNKLKDFTIERKLKGYAIKEPVFSYDKFPEIEKELGPEMKSTGEAIRFIPDLNDPYFRHLYSTKSMYLSK; translated from the coding sequence ATGCCAAAAGACACCTCCATTAAATCAGTACTGATTATCGGTTCAGGACCAATTATTATTGGCCAGGCCTGCGAATTTGATTATGCCGGCTCACAAGCTGCACTTTCGTTAAAAGACGAAGGAATCTCCGTTTCAATCATCAACAGTAACCCGGCCACCATCATGACGGACAAGGTTATTGCCGATCATGTGTACCTGCTGCCGCTTGAACCTGAAAGTATTGAAAAAATTTTACAAGAACAAAAAATTGATGCCGTTTTGCCTACCATGGGTGGCCAAACAGCCCTTAACCTTTGCATTAGTGTAGCAGAACGGGGCATTTGGGAAAAATACGGCGTTAAAATTATTGGTGTTGATTTAGCTGCCATTGAAAAAACGGAAAACCGCGAGGCATTTCGTCAATTGATGGTTGACATTGGTGTAGGTGTAGCCACATCAAAAATTGCCAACTCTTTTTTAGAAGGTAAAGAGGCAGCCCAGCAAATCGGCTTCCCGTTGGTTATTCGCCCGAGCTATACGCTTGGTGGCAAAGGCGCGGGCTTTGTACACAAAAAAGAAGAATTTGATGCCGCTTTAAGCCGCGGCTTACAAGCCTCGCCAACACACGAAGTTTTGGTTGAGCAAGCTGTTTTAGGCTGGAAAGAATTTGAGCTCGAGCTGTTACGCGATGGTAACGATAACGTGATCATCATTTGCTCTATTGAAAACTTTGACCCAATGGGTATCCATACGGGCGACTCGATCACCGTGGCACCGGCCATGACATTGAGCGACCGTTGTTACCAGGATATGCGTAACCAGGCTATTAAAATGATGCGCGCCATTGGCAACTTTGCCGGCGGTTGTAACGTGCAGTTTTCGGTTAACCCGGTTAACGATGAAATTATCGCTATCGAAATTAACCCCCGCGTATCCCGCTCATCCGCGTTAGCGTCAAAAGCTACCGGATACCCTATCGCCAAAATTGCTGCCAAACTGGCCATAGGTTATAACCTTGACGAAATTGAAAACCAGATCACCAAAACCACATCAGCTTATTTTGAGCCTACCCTGGACTATGTGATTGTAAAAATCCCGCGCTGGAACTTTGATAAATTTAAAGGCGCCAACCGCGAGTTGGGTTTGCAAATGAAATCGGTAGGTGAGGTGATGGGCATTGGCCGCAGCTTTATCGAGGCTTTGCAAAAGGCTTGTCAAAGTTTAGAGATTGGCCGCGCCGGTATAGGCGCCGATGGCAGGCAAAGCCGCAACCTGGAAGAAATTATGCACAGCCTTGAAAAACCAAGCTGGGACAGGCTGTTCCATATCTATGATGCCATGAGTTTAGGCGTGCCGATAGAATCTATCCGTAAGGCTACCAAAATTGACAAATGGTTTTTAATCCAGATACAGGAACTGATTAACATAGAAGCCGAACTGCGCCGCTATTCGTTAAGCAACATACCCGAAGAGTTTTTCTTTACGCTGAAACAAAAGGGCTTCAGCGATATACAAATTGCATACATTTTAGGCAATACATCCGAAGAGGATGTTTACCAGCGCCGCAAGGCCTTGGGCATCAATAGGGTATACAAAATGGTTGATACCTGCGCCGCCGAGTTCCAGGCTAAAACACCATACTTCTACTCAACCTACGAGGGCGAAAACGAATCGATTGTTTCGGATAAAAAGAAGATCATCGTTTTAGGTTCGGGGCCTAACCGTATTGGCCAGGGTATTGAGTTTGATTACAGTTGTGTACATGGTTTACTTGCCGCTAAAGAGTCGGGGTTTGAGGCGATCATGATCAATTGCAACCCCGAAACAGTTTCTACCGATTTTAACATGGCTGACAAGCTGTACTTTGAGCCTGTTTTCTGGGAGCATGTACGCGAGATTATCGAACTGGAGAAACCCGAAGGTGTAATTGTACAATTAGGCGGCCAAACGGCCTTGAAGATGGCCGAAAAGCTGCATGAGCATGGCATCAAGATCATCGGTACATCTTATGACAATATGGATATCGCTGAGGATCGCGGACGTTTCTCGGATATGTTGAAAGACCTGGATATTCCTTACCCCAAATATGGGGTTGCCGAAAATGCTGAAGAAGCCATAGAGGTTGCTCATCATGTTGGGTACCCTGTTTTAGTTCGTCCCAGCTATGTTTTGGGTGGACAAGGTATGAGCATCGTAATTAACGATGAGGACCTGGAGACTGCCGTAGTTAACCTTTTGAAGAACCTTCCGGGCAACCGTGTACTGATCGATCACTTCTTGGACCGTGCCGAAGAGGCTGAGTCCGATTCGATCAGCGATGGGGAAGACGTGCACATCATCGGGATGATGGAGCATATTGAACCGGCCGGTATCCACTCGGGCGATTCTAACGCGGTATTACCGCCATTCAACCTGTCAGAGAACGTAACCAGGCAGATGGAAGAACATACGGTAAAGATTGCCAAGGCATTAAACGTTCGCGGCTTACTGAACATCCAATTCGCTATCAAAAACGAAATGGTTTATGTAATTGAGGCCAATCCACGCGCATCACGTACTGTTCCGTTTATAGCCAAGGCTTACGATGTTCCTTACATTAACATTGCAGCCAAAATAATGCTGGGTGTAAACAAATTAAAGGATTTTACCATCGAACGAAAACTGAAAGGTTACGCTATCAAGGAACCTGTATTCTCTTACGATAAATTCCCTGAAATAGAGAAAGAGTTAGGCCCCGAAATGAAATCAACCGGCGAAGCCATCCGTTTTATTCCGGATCTAAACGATCCTTATTTCAGGCACTTGTATAGCACTAAATCGATGTATTTGAGTAAATAA